gccgactgcacatttcctatcttcacaataaaagccctgcttcatgctgcctgcgctaacaaaataagagtctcggaaagctggctttctgagggatcgcttgtgcacgccagttttccgagactctgtatttagttagcgcaggcagcatgaagcagggcttttattgtgaagataggaaatgtgcagtcggcctttagagttttgacggaaggtacggcgcgagagtctgttgaaataaaaagtgttttttttcgccttcctctcggtcatattttcataataatgatcttgcagcagccagcgtcatctcacaagaccctccggtaccgtgaatgtcatttaagtgacgtcttggtgaagattgatgatcactcatttttaggtctattttttttaaaagcctggctggagatcgactgacacaccccccgcggtcgactggtagctcgccatcgacgtaatgggcacccctggtttatagtctttggtatgacttggtcggggtttgaactcacaacctaccaatctcagggcgggcaatctaaccactaggccactaagcaGGCCAGTacggataagaacaacattttgttgcattaggtcGTTGTAGTGCAGGGTAAAAGAGCAACAAGTTGCAGATACAAACAAACAGattactgtacaaataaatatattgcacttttgcatgtgcatccacgtttatggatgtatgttatgttgtctttatattctAGCCAATTAATCCATTtttgaggggattattttgatacatttaaaggggaacattatcagcagacctatgtaagtgtcaatatataccttgatggtgcagaaaaaagaccatatttttttaaccgatttccgaactctaaatgggtgaattttggcgaattaaacgcctttctgtttatcgctctggaggcgatgacgtcacaatgtgacgttgctgaggtaacacagccgccattttcattttcaacacatcgtaaacattgggtctcagctctgttattttccgttttttcaaatttttttggaaccttggagacatcatgcctcggagtgtgtaacaacactaacagggagggattcaagttgcaccactggcaagaaatctgccgccagacccccattgaatataccagagtgtctccacattttaccggcgatgctaagacagacatggcacagagatgtatggataacttgcagatgcatttgcaatgataaattcaacgaaatcacaaaggtgagttttgttgatgttgactgcaagttaatcgatgctaacatgctatgctaatcgatgctaacatgctatttaccggcggtgctaaagcagacatggcacagagatgtatggataacccgtagatgcatttccaactacattacgtttccttccacccacatttaatgcgaaacaaacacttaccaattgacggatgtaagttgctccagtgtcaaaagatgcgaaagtcctgatcgtttggtccgcacattttaccggtgatgctaacgcagctattcggccatgctatggctatgaatagcgtcaatagctattcgctcaatagcttcagtttcttcttcaatactttcatactccaaccatctgtttcaatacatgcgtaatctgttgaatcgcttaagtcgctgaaatccgagtttgaatccgagctaatgtcactatatcttgctgtggtattcccattgtttgtttacattggcagcactgtgtgacgtcacagagaaatggatagtggtttcgaagatagcgaaaataaggcactttaaagctttatttagggatattccgagaccggtaaaatttagaaaaaaacatcataaaatacaacaagccactgggacctgatttttattgtttttaacccttttgaaattgtgataatgttcccctttaagggtcttacgacctgagggaagaagctgtaacAGAAcccggaggttctgctacggaggctgcggaacctctttccaaagtccagcagtgaaaatagTCCTTAGTGggtgtgggaggagtctctgcagattttctgaaccctggtcaggcagcggctttttgcgagtCCCGATTATCTTTTcagccgtcctcaccactctctgtagagacttccagtctgaggcactgcaggctccagtccagacagagatgctgttggtcagtaggctcctTATAGCGCTTCTGTAGAaaggggggagggagctgtgctgttttcatccatcatcttccgcttatcggaggtcgggtcgcgggggcaacagcctaagcagggaaacccagacttccctctccccagccacttcgtctagctcttcccgggggatcccgaggcgttcccaggccagccgggagacatagtcttcccaacgtgtcctgggtcttccccgtggcctcctaccggttggacgtgccctaaacacctccctagggaggcgttcgggtggcatcctgaccagatgcccgaaccacctcatctggctcctctccatgtggaggagcagcggctttactttgagttcctcccggatggcagagcttctcaccctatctctaagggagagacctggaaactcatttgggccgcttgtacccgtgatcttatcctttcggtcatgacccaaagctcatgaccataggtgaggatgggaacgtagatcgactggtaaattgagagctttgccttccggctcagctccttcttcaccacaacggatcggtacaacgtccgcattactgaagacgccgcaccgatccgcctgtcgatctcatgatccactcttccctcactcgtgaacaagactcctaggtacttgaactcctccacttggggcagggtctcctccccaacccggagatggcactccacccttttccgggcgagaaccatggactcggacttggaggtgctgattctcatcccggtcgcttcacactcggctgagaaccgatccagtgagagctgaagatcccggccagatgaagccatcaggaccacatcatctgcaaaaagcagagacctaatcctgcggtcaccaaaccggaacccctcaacgccttgactgcgcctagaaattctgtccataaaagttatgaacagaatgggtgacaaaggacagccttggcggagtccaaccctcactggaaatgtgttcgacttactgccagcaatgtggaccaagttctgacactgatcatacagggagtggaccgccacaataagacagtccgataccccatactctctgagcactccccgagtgttttcatccgacgcaaaaagtgcatgcgctgctgagctctttttacaagagctccggagtgtagggaccaggtcatatagGAAGATTGAAGACATGGTCAGACCGTTACTCTCAAAGGGGCACTCAGCACCAGCCCAAAAAATGTTGTAATGTTTCTACAAGAGACTAATTTATGGAATATAATTTACTATGGGAAggaatatttgtatgtatttaggTGAGACCACAGTAGGCGGTGGTAAGGCACTTTTGAGGTTGTGTGCTCTGCCAATAAAGAAGAAGCAGCAGTAGACCTCCATTCCGCAACACTAACCATGCGCGGCACAGAAAGCAGACAGATGAATCCTTTGTCACTAATGCCGATTGTGTTCTTCCAGGAATTTGATGCCTCGGACCTTGGACGGTCAGATAACCATGGAGAAGACCCCCAGCTACTTTGTCACGAAGGAGGCTCCAGGTCGCGTCTGCACTTTGAACTGCCAAACCAAGCTCATCGTGGTGGTCAGAGATCCAGTGACTCGAGCTGTGTCCGACTACACTCAGACACTCTCCAAGAACCCGGGTCTTCCCTCCTTCCAAAACCTGGCCCTCAGGAACACCTCGACTGGGGAACTCATCGACACTTCGTGGAGCGCCATCCGCATCGGCCTCTACGTCAAACATCTGGAGAACTGGCTCCGGTATTTCCCCTTGTCGCAGTTTCTTTTTGTCTGCGGCGAGCGCCTGGTGTTCGATCCCGCCGGGGAGATGGGTCGCGTTCAGGACTTCCTGGGCCTGAAGAGGGTCATCTCCGAGAAGCATTTCTACTTTAACCAGACCAAAGGTTTCCCGTGTTTGAAGAAGCCCGAGGGAAGCAGCAGGCCACGTTGTTTGGGAAAGTCAAAGGGGAGACCTCATCCTCGGATTCCTGCTGAGGTCTTGCAGAGACTGAGAGACTTCTACCAACCTCACAACCAGCGATTCTACCAGATGAGCGGGCAGGACTTTGGCTGGTAATAACTAGTGGCGGACTCTTTTGAGTCGAAGCAGACTCTCAGGAATGTTCTCCTGACACGCGACGCTTTGTTGAACGGCGCAAACATGCAAGCTTATGACATATTTGTTAGCATAAAGAAGAACCACATTGCCTTAAAGTATATTTTTTGACTTGATTTCACTAAATAAGCTGATATTTATAGTTTTGTTCTGTCGAGTAAAATGCGAATGAAAGAtttctatgtatttattatcacAGCCAAGGCAAGGAACAAGATAAAGGGGAAACGAGCCTTACTCTGTAATTATGAACCACTATTTGTTTGTCAACAGTATTAACATGActggattttatttttcattacagAAGGAAATGTGTCGTATGTCATAGATTCGAAGCATATAAAAGTTGTGTCATTTCATTCTCTGCGTTGTAAAGTCGCAGTTGTATCTCACACGACATCTGCCAGTGTTCATTTCTTAGAAGAGTGACAGACCTAACTGTTCTTTGAATTCTAACCATTTGTCTTCCATCAAGGGTTCGCAGTCTTGTTGTCTGTGTGACTCATGTGCTTTGTCGCTTGATGAAgccacttcaaaaaaaaaaaaaatcccaggccTTTGTGCGGCACTGCTTTTAATCATAAAATCATCTACAGAAAAAGTCCCGGATGTTAAAGCTCAACGCTCACATCCAAGAGTCGCAGGATATCCTTTCAAACAGGTGCCATCCCGCCTCTGTCCCACCAGATTGTACTGCAGAAATTCGCAAATTCCACAGGTCGACTTCCaggttctgcgatgaggtggcgacttgtccagggtgtaccccgccttccgcccgattgtagctgagataggcgccagcgaccccgtaagggaataagcggtagaaaatggatggatggatggacttccagGTTGTCAAACTTGGACTATGATGTGGTTTGTTTTTGCCgaagcaaaggaaagttggcacgagcgagacgtgaatgtaagtacatccttTATTTCAACCACtataactactaaaaaaaaaaggaagcaaacaaaaggcgcgcacaatggtggagaacaaacgtgactatgaaaaaaaaaaactagcactatggcatgactatggaccaaacacaaaactcaataactgtgacataaacaatattttttttttacgtggcatgggcaggaggccACTCTACCACGGCGTGGTGccgtggtagagtggccgtgcgcaacccgagggtccctggttcaattcccacctagtaccaacctcgtgtcctgagcaagacacttcacccttgctcctgatgggtgctggttggggccttgcatggcagctccctccatcagtgtgtgaatgggtaaatgtggaagtagtgtcaaagcgctttgagtaccttgaaggtagaaaagcgatatacaagtacaaccttttATGAAGGAAGTGTAGGTAAAGTCGCCAgtctgaccacctggcaactacaggtttaaataatg
The DNA window shown above is from Nerophis ophidion isolate RoL-2023_Sa linkage group LG23, RoL_Noph_v1.0, whole genome shotgun sequence and carries:
- the LOC133541663 gene encoding heparan sulfate glucosamine 3-O-sulfotransferase 6-like isoform X2, with protein sequence MLSVFWPLGTEQEVHSWDVVDAESGSTRPKTLYADDDLRLEPGPGNRTAFPDVVQPRSLLEDNNNNNNNNNNIPVSNTFGAKRFPQALIIGVKKGGTRALLEFLRIHPDVRAVGAEPHFFDRFYDRGLEWYRNLMPRTLDGQITMEKTPSYFVTKEAPGRVCTLNCQTKLIVVVRDPVTRAVSDYTQTLSKNPGLPSFQNLALRNTSTGELIDTSWSAIRIGLYVKHLENWLRYFPLSQFLFVCGERLVFDPAGEMGRVQDFLGLKRVISEKHFYFNQTKGFPCLKKPEGSSRPRCLGKSKGRPHPRIPAEVLQRLRDFYQPHNQRFYQMSGQDFGW
- the LOC133541663 gene encoding heparan sulfate glucosamine 3-O-sulfotransferase 6-like isoform X1, which translates into the protein MGCSGCRVRFNSAKVLSFLTMVLIFTYFFYCLTGICHSAPRTLYADDDLRLEPGPGNRTAFPDVVQPRSLLEDNNNNNNNNNNIPVSNTFGAKRFPQALIIGVKKGGTRALLEFLRIHPDVRAVGAEPHFFDRFYDRGLEWYRNLMPRTLDGQITMEKTPSYFVTKEAPGRVCTLNCQTKLIVVVRDPVTRAVSDYTQTLSKNPGLPSFQNLALRNTSTGELIDTSWSAIRIGLYVKHLENWLRYFPLSQFLFVCGERLVFDPAGEMGRVQDFLGLKRVISEKHFYFNQTKGFPCLKKPEGSSRPRCLGKSKGRPHPRIPAEVLQRLRDFYQPHNQRFYQMSGQDFGW